A single region of the Solwaraspora sp. WMMD791 genome encodes:
- a CDS encoding Hsp70 family protein, producing the protein MYALGIDLGTTFTAAAIWREGRVETVSLGGRSAAIPSVVLLRQDETFLTGEAAHRRGLSEPHRVAREFKRRLGDTTPLLLGGVPQSAEALMSRLLHAVVEEVARREGALPASICVSHPANWGPYKLDLLRQAVRMANLDVPVTYTTEPTAAAVNYAEQQRIEPGSVVAVYDLGGGTFDAAVLRKTPTGFEIMGQPEGIERLGGIDFDAAVFNHVRTALGGKLEELDEEDPAAIAAVARLRDECIQAKEALSSDTDTSIPVLLPNISTEIRLTRAELEAMVRPVLHGSIEALHRAVRSAGCSPEQLHSVLLVGGSSRMPIVAQLVGSELGRPVAVDAHPKYSVSLGAAWLAAADAMGRQGAGHAAVTPSAPAAPVAPTAPVASTYPVASPPAGTYPVASAPVASPPVAPSAAGGAVARASVGTTYPARTETYGSAASVGADDTSAGPSRGAGDTPAKRGRGPLLVAAAVVVVLLAGGGVTYALTSGQDDDGQVAAPGDGAAPGQGQEQPEPEPEQVVESEPVAPEVPADEQCTDEIKSNWTWVCLTSARVAEGKFTVEYDAEFGDNEPAANGGWHLHIYGSDGTNPADRVMGTHVSSAEQGFWYVEDQRPSVIWTADPAFVNAIGEYPKVCARIANSSHALVKHDNGSYTTGNCVKIRWE; encoded by the coding sequence ATGTACGCACTTGGCATAGACCTCGGTACGACGTTCACGGCGGCGGCGATCTGGCGGGAAGGCCGGGTGGAGACCGTCTCGCTCGGCGGCCGTAGCGCGGCGATCCCCTCGGTGGTGCTGCTGCGGCAGGACGAGACGTTCCTCACCGGTGAGGCGGCACACCGGCGCGGGCTGTCCGAGCCGCACCGGGTGGCCCGGGAGTTCAAGCGGCGGCTGGGCGACACCACCCCGCTGCTGCTCGGCGGCGTACCGCAGTCGGCCGAGGCACTGATGTCGCGTCTGCTCCACGCGGTGGTGGAGGAGGTCGCCCGTCGGGAGGGTGCCCTGCCGGCGTCGATCTGCGTCTCCCACCCGGCCAACTGGGGTCCGTACAAGCTGGACCTGCTCCGGCAGGCGGTCCGGATGGCCAACCTCGACGTGCCGGTGACCTACACCACCGAGCCGACCGCCGCCGCGGTGAACTACGCCGAGCAGCAGCGGATCGAGCCGGGTTCGGTCGTCGCCGTCTACGACCTGGGCGGCGGCACGTTCGACGCGGCGGTGCTGCGCAAGACACCCACCGGCTTCGAGATCATGGGCCAGCCGGAGGGCATCGAGCGGCTCGGCGGGATCGACTTCGACGCCGCGGTGTTCAACCACGTCCGTACCGCGCTCGGCGGCAAACTGGAGGAGCTCGACGAGGAGGACCCGGCGGCGATCGCCGCCGTGGCCCGGCTGCGCGACGAGTGCATCCAGGCCAAGGAGGCGCTGTCGTCGGACACCGACACCTCGATCCCGGTGCTGCTGCCCAACATCTCCACCGAGATCCGGCTCACCCGGGCCGAACTCGAGGCGATGGTCCGTCCGGTGCTGCACGGCTCCATCGAGGCGCTGCACCGGGCCGTACGGTCAGCCGGCTGCTCGCCGGAGCAACTGCACTCGGTGCTGCTGGTCGGCGGTTCGTCGCGGATGCCGATCGTCGCCCAACTGGTCGGCTCGGAGCTGGGCCGGCCGGTGGCGGTGGACGCGCACCCGAAGTACTCGGTCTCCCTCGGTGCCGCCTGGTTGGCCGCGGCCGACGCGATGGGCCGACAGGGTGCGGGCCACGCCGCGGTGACCCCGTCGGCTCCTGCCGCCCCGGTGGCACCGACCGCTCCGGTCGCGTCGACGTACCCGGTCGCGTCGCCGCCGGCCGGGACGTACCCGGTCGCGTCGGCACCGGTCGCGTCGCCGCCGGTCGCGCCGAGCGCCGCCGGCGGCGCGGTGGCCCGGGCGAGCGTCGGTACGACGTACCCCGCGCGGACCGAGACCTACGGCTCGGCCGCTTCCGTCGGTGCCGACGACACCTCGGCGGGGCCGTCGCGAGGCGCCGGCGACACCCCGGCGAAGCGTGGGCGCGGCCCGCTGCTCGTGGCCGCGGCGGTGGTGGTCGTGCTGCTCGCCGGCGGCGGGGTGACCTACGCCCTGACCAGCGGGCAGGACGACGACGGTCAGGTGGCGGCTCCCGGTGACGGGGCGGCCCCCGGCCAGGGCCAGGAGCAACCGGAGCCGGAGCCGGAGCAGGTCGTCGAGTCGGAGCCGGTCGCGCCGGAGGTTCCGGCCGACGAGCAGTGCACGGACGAGATCAAGAGCAACTGGACCTGGGTCTGCCTGACCTCGGCCCGGGTCGCCGAAGGCAAGTTCACCGTCGAGTACGACGCCGAGTTCGGCGACAACGAGCCGGCTGCCAACGGCGGCTGGCACCTGCACATCTACGGCAGCGACGGCACCAACCCGGCGGACCGGGTGATGGGCACCCACGTCTCCAGCGCCGAGCAAGGTTTCTGGTACGTCGAGGATCAGCGGCCGTCGGTGATCTGGACCGCTGACCCGGCCTTCGTCAACGCCATCGGCGAGTACCCGAAGGTGTGCGCCCGGATCGCCAACTCGTCGCACGCCCTGGTGAAGCACGACAACGGCAGCTACACCACCGGCAACTGCGTCAAGATCCGCTGGGAGTAG
- a CDS encoding DUF817 domain-containing protein: MTGMTAAVWTGAGLRRGVALLLRFGWIEAKSCGFAIAVFTCLALTSIVPLPLPRYDALLICMITVTAVLWRIGWETGREVGVIAGFHLVGLALELFKVQAGSWSYPEEALTKIAGVPLYSGFMYAAVGSYICQAWRRLDLRVTRYRPVALTVLAVAVYANFFTHHFLPDVRWILAALLLVTLRRTWVHFTVDDARLRMPLALAFVLTGFFLWLAENVATFLGAWTYPDQEHVWTFVHASKFGSWSLLVTLSFVLVASVKATEGRLYGDRPRPSVSRSSG; the protein is encoded by the coding sequence ATGACGGGCATGACGGCGGCGGTGTGGACCGGAGCAGGCCTGCGGCGAGGCGTCGCACTGCTGCTGCGCTTCGGCTGGATCGAGGCGAAATCGTGCGGCTTCGCGATCGCCGTCTTCACCTGCCTTGCGCTGACGTCGATCGTCCCGCTACCGCTCCCCCGGTACGACGCCCTGCTGATCTGCATGATCACGGTGACGGCCGTACTGTGGCGCATCGGCTGGGAAACCGGTCGGGAGGTCGGCGTCATCGCCGGGTTCCACCTGGTCGGGCTGGCCCTGGAACTGTTCAAGGTGCAGGCCGGCTCCTGGTCGTACCCCGAGGAGGCGCTGACCAAGATCGCCGGAGTGCCGCTCTACTCCGGGTTCATGTACGCGGCGGTCGGCTCGTACATCTGTCAGGCATGGCGTCGCTTGGACCTGCGGGTGACCCGCTACCGGCCGGTCGCGCTGACCGTGCTCGCCGTCGCCGTGTACGCCAACTTCTTCACCCACCACTTCCTACCCGACGTCCGCTGGATCCTCGCCGCGCTGCTGCTGGTCACACTGCGGCGTACCTGGGTGCACTTCACCGTCGACGACGCCCGGCTACGGATGCCGCTGGCGCTGGCGTTCGTGCTGACCGGTTTCTTCCTCTGGCTGGCGGAGAACGTCGCCACGTTCCTCGGGGCCTGGACCTACCCGGACCAGGAGCACGTCTGGACGTTCGTGCACGCCAGCAAGTTCGGCTCCTGGTCGCTGCTGGTGACCCTGTCGTTCGTCCTGGTCGCGTCGGTGAAGGCGACCGAGGGGCGGCTGTACGGCGACCGCCCCCGGCCCAGCGTCTCCAGGTCATCTGGCTGA
- the stsB gene encoding StsB family radical SAM/SPASM domain sactipeptide maturase, whose product MLVGSLSSNSVPADLVYFRDGGRNLVVNPEIGAWQVLDEFEIEVLRRLANDLPLGGDEQDRTERLLARLVMARLVYLPGQRPELRQVDAPLKLVYYAITDGCNLRCPYCYASSEKRLPGELDTQESLDLVEQSADMGARTIIFTGGEPMLRRDLFEVAGRVRELGMQANIITNATLIRKPETARRVAETFVGVTVSIDGGTAKTHERTRGVGTFAKTVDALRMLNTFGVRPMINHVVSEDNVGELADLSVLFADIDVAHVRLMHHSGLGRGATDDSSFGWSGYQTAHRFVWTDPRARNLLPDGPLGQRSCDTKINCGIGGNEIYVNSLGDVYPCKLVTERHHKVGNIRSTGLRELFGSPMLADLRTSAVFAGDNLADCRRCYIRGACAGGCRAYHMAATGDLKRNSRALCRVLRHQMITSMWVAAGAGRETVLSNEDEAFLPLMIATGSVHPVYEDWKKEAALLTSPVGGSTEPPPAHRRQLPVTAVRRS is encoded by the coding sequence ATGCTTGTCGGGTCCCTGTCGTCCAACTCGGTTCCGGCGGATCTTGTCTATTTCCGGGACGGCGGTCGCAATCTTGTCGTCAATCCTGAGATAGGTGCCTGGCAGGTCCTGGACGAATTCGAGATCGAGGTACTGCGGCGGCTGGCGAACGACCTCCCGCTCGGCGGGGATGAGCAGGACCGAACGGAGCGCCTCCTCGCCAGGTTGGTAATGGCGCGGCTGGTCTATCTGCCCGGCCAGCGGCCTGAATTGCGTCAGGTCGACGCGCCGCTGAAACTTGTCTACTACGCGATCACCGACGGATGCAATCTGCGCTGCCCGTACTGCTACGCCTCGTCCGAGAAGCGGCTGCCGGGCGAACTCGACACCCAGGAGTCGCTCGACCTGGTCGAACAGTCCGCAGACATGGGCGCCAGGACGATCATCTTCACCGGTGGAGAGCCGATGTTGCGTCGGGACCTCTTCGAGGTCGCCGGCCGGGTCCGGGAACTCGGAATGCAGGCGAACATCATCACCAACGCGACGCTCATCCGTAAGCCGGAAACCGCCCGGCGGGTCGCGGAAACGTTCGTCGGGGTAACCGTCAGCATCGACGGGGGAACGGCCAAGACCCACGAGCGGACCCGGGGCGTGGGTACCTTCGCCAAGACCGTCGACGCCCTGCGGATGCTCAACACCTTCGGCGTACGCCCGATGATCAATCACGTGGTCTCCGAGGACAACGTCGGTGAACTCGCCGACCTGTCGGTCCTCTTCGCGGACATCGACGTCGCGCATGTCCGCCTGATGCATCACAGCGGTCTCGGTAGGGGCGCGACCGACGACTCGTCGTTCGGTTGGTCCGGCTACCAGACCGCACACCGGTTCGTCTGGACCGATCCACGTGCACGGAACCTGTTGCCCGATGGTCCGCTCGGACAGCGATCGTGCGACACGAAAATCAACTGCGGCATCGGCGGCAACGAGATATACGTCAACTCCCTCGGCGACGTGTATCCGTGCAAGCTCGTCACCGAACGCCACCACAAGGTCGGCAACATCCGCAGCACCGGACTACGGGAGCTGTTCGGGTCGCCGATGCTCGCCGATCTGCGGACGAGCGCCGTCTTCGCCGGCGACAATCTCGCCGACTGCCGACGCTGCTACATCCGTGGGGCGTGCGCGGGTGGCTGCCGGGCGTACCACATGGCCGCGACGGGTGATCTGAAGCGCAACTCGCGAGCGCTGTGCCGGGTGCTGCGGCACCAGATGATCACGTCGATGTGGGTCGCGGCCGGAGCCGGTCGCGAGACCGTACTGAGCAACGAGGACGAGGCGTTCCTGCCACTGATGATCGCGACCGGAAGCGTGCACCCCGTGTACGAGGACTGGAAGAAGGAAGCCGCCCTGCTCACCTCGCCCGTCGGCGGCTCGACTGAGCCGCCGCCCGCGCACCGGCGGCAGCTGCCGGTCACGGCTGTCCGGAGGTCGTGA
- a CDS encoding PqqD family protein, producing MGWVVSPNVVWVDSPDEIQLYDTTAGEFQTLNATAAAIWRQLVKTGDEDAVVAGLAEEFGAEDDNQRGLIADDTGRFIEQLAAQGLIRAEPSRPDPSAAGT from the coding sequence ATGGGGTGGGTGGTCAGTCCCAACGTCGTCTGGGTCGATTCGCCGGACGAGATCCAGCTCTACGACACCACAGCCGGAGAGTTCCAGACCCTCAACGCCACCGCGGCGGCCATCTGGCGACAGCTGGTCAAGACCGGCGACGAAGACGCCGTCGTGGCCGGTCTGGCCGAGGAATTCGGAGCAGAGGATGACAACCAACGCGGCCTCATCGCCGACGACACTGGTCGGTTCATCGAGCAACTCGCAGCGCAGGGCCTCATCCGCGCCGAGCCTTCCCGCCCGGACCCCTCCGCCGCCGGCACCTGA
- a CDS encoding S24/S26 family peptidase, whose translation MTTNAASSPTTLVGSSSNSQRRASSAPSLPARTPPPPAPEPAGAVPIDLIVQGLRKFGCVTVPVSGRSMQPTLQSGERVQVHPVPESGLRPGDVVAVRYRDQLVLHRVHALVDGWVTTAGDSRDLFDPPMPVADVVGVVPGIAARPAPRRWPPADRTAPSAAAVDPPVTVWVISDDPSSGPPPGLPAGWRVRFRPAYGIGVDAGVLAELRAELADRPCVGVTEHAVHAVDEVVDGPLPSGTQIVVGGSFGQLDDDLPGYLIPPELAEVRVRCGPPRVRVSPLTALSAVLRAAAGPAPIRTTGGGS comes from the coding sequence ATGACAACCAACGCGGCCTCATCGCCGACGACACTGGTCGGTTCATCGAGCAACTCGCAGCGCAGGGCCTCATCCGCGCCGAGCCTTCCCGCCCGGACCCCTCCGCCGCCGGCACCTGAGCCGGCCGGTGCCGTCCCGATCGATCTCATCGTGCAGGGGCTACGGAAGTTCGGCTGCGTCACGGTGCCGGTCAGCGGCCGCAGTATGCAACCCACTCTCCAGTCGGGCGAGCGAGTCCAGGTCCACCCTGTGCCGGAGAGCGGGCTGCGCCCCGGTGACGTCGTGGCGGTGCGCTACCGCGACCAGTTGGTGCTGCACCGCGTACACGCGCTCGTCGACGGCTGGGTGACGACGGCGGGCGACAGCCGCGACCTGTTCGACCCGCCGATGCCGGTGGCGGACGTCGTCGGTGTCGTCCCCGGGATCGCCGCCCGCCCCGCGCCCCGCCGGTGGCCGCCCGCCGACCGGACCGCCCCGTCGGCCGCCGCCGTCGACCCGCCGGTGACCGTCTGGGTCATCAGCGACGATCCGTCCAGCGGGCCGCCGCCGGGCCTGCCGGCCGGGTGGCGGGTGCGGTTCCGGCCGGCGTACGGCATCGGAGTGGACGCCGGGGTCCTGGCCGAGCTGCGGGCGGAGCTGGCCGACCGGCCCTGCGTCGGGGTCACCGAGCATGCGGTACACGCCGTCGACGAGGTCGTCGACGGGCCGCTGCCCTCCGGTACGCAGATCGTCGTCGGTGGTTCCTTCGGCCAGCTCGACGACGATCTTCCCGGGTACCTCATCCCGCCGGAACTGGCCGAGGTACGGGTGCGGTGCGGACCGCCCCGGGTCCGCGTTTCCCCACTGACCGCGCTTTCGGCCGTGCTCCGGGCGGCGGCGGGCCCGGCCCCGATCCGAACCACTGGTGGAGGCAGCTGA